In a single window of the Pocillopora verrucosa isolate sample1 chromosome 4, ASM3666991v2, whole genome shotgun sequence genome:
- the LOC131778130 gene encoding beta-1 adrenergic receptor, with the protein MDNSCKSEFKELNLAAKIILSSWYGLAGLAAIIGNAIVLWLVVRNESLRTISNLFLASLAAADFVVGLVIDPVWIFTRCVGYDANSHVQTYGEVIDYLWIHTTVATTFNLCCVTMDRYLAILYPLRYQDILTKRRCYILIVTIWFISFILPCSRFFVKDGSVSLWLSFTIITVLIPMMIIIFCSVRILKAAAEQSKKIRNNYTVQSQEALRRGRRNSKAALTIGIVVGLFVVCWLPSLITSLVNYFTPHHCGLTRQLLYYTVWLSVEALAFTSSGINPWVYCLRYDEFYKALTRTFPCVKRRNLEEALSHLRERKQSDM; encoded by the coding sequence atggacaACTCATGCAAAAGTGAGTTTAAAGAGCTGAACTTGGCAGCCAAGATAATTTTGTCATCATGGTATGGCCTTGCAGGTTTAGCGGCCATTATTGGTAACGCGATTGTGTTGTGGTTGGTCGTTCGAAACGAGTCTCTCAGAACAATTTCCAACTTGTTCCTCGCTTCTTTGGCAGCCGCAGACTTTGTAGTAGGACTTGTAATAGATCCAGTCTGGATTTTCACCAGATGTGTGGGATATGATGCAAATAGTCACGTGCAGACGTATGGTGAAGTTATCGATTATCTCTGGATCCACACAACAGTGGCCACCACGTTCAACTTATGCTGTGTTACTATGGACAGGTATCTGGCGATCCTCTATCCTCTCCGCTACCAAGATATTCTCACCAAAAGGAGATGTTACATACTCATTGTCACTATTTggttcatttctttcattctcccGTGCTCCAGGTTCTTTGTCAAGGATGGTTCAGTGTCACTGTGGTTATCATTTACAATCATCACAGTTCTAATTCCCATGATGATCATCATATTTTGTTCTGTCAGAATATTGAAAGCAGCCGCAGAACAGtcgaaaaaaattagaaataactACACAGTGCAGAGTCAAGAGGCTCTGAGAAGAGGAAGGAGAAACTCAAAGGCGGCTTTGACAATTGGCATTGTGGTGGGACTCTTTGTTGTCTGCTGGTTACCAAGTCTAATCACATCTTTGGTGAATTATTTTACCCCGCATCACTGTGGCCTGACCAGACAGTTGTTATACTACACAGTGTGGTTATCAGTGGAAGCTCTTGCTTTTACTTCGTCAGGAATTAACCCGTGGGTGTATTGTTTACGATATGACGAATTCTACAAAGCTCTTACTCGTACTTTTCCTTGCGTTAAAAGACGCAATTTAGAAGAAGCTCTTTCTCATCTGAGAGAGAGAAAGCAGAGCGACATGTAA
- the LOC131778094 gene encoding atrial natriuretic peptide receptor 1 isoform X2 has protein sequence MFPLYVTCVQLWLSCAASKEIRVAVLVPITGTFQVGDGIRPVIKAAFDDVNNDENLLVGVNLTYTVQNSACDPVRAVGITADLMQSSASVDAYIGPGCSIACLSAGLLAQYWNKPIISFSCSSLDLQDRDKYSTFARTQPFSRTYSESTPLILYQIMRRFKWRRAAILAKDDGLTSIWAPIANNVLSYFKSSNLTISYYNVYKVMDDLETQYRDAKKLLEETQKHARVIFILAHRNEVARLLLIAKELGMLEGDFAFVTLDFYISESLRTSLAKKTWSLSWEKMLEIFEGLITLSVKKPSGLELQNITKWLNRSLQDMPVFQNLTAVAAKTAPYLYDAVLLYAHALNRTLSQRGNISNGTKVFKNMVTKTRLFTGMSGPVKIDEKGNRVPHFVFENIHKSSGSALLELDSNGTVIRRFNVRPVWPGGSTKIPDDEPECVFDDSCKDSDEHMEDWLIVVIVVSSFVVVLVPISYLFHRRKMYENDLLNDAWIIDFSQITLGTVDNRFASKVIKSLNSRQSVQTEWVGDGKPFLSNVGRYKGELVAIKRLHRDSVHLTRDILIEMKKVRDIVHTNLNPYIGVCIASPNVSIISHYCYRGSLEEILANQNIKLDWFFRASFAQDIAMGLWVLHASPVHVHGHLRSSKCLIDSRWVCKVSDYGLGLLKIGQRAHEISEHAKYRKLFWTAPEHLCEDAIPRCSQAGDTYSYGIILSELLSREEPYSSHCVDPKDIIDQVRKCLVPPLRPDLPSEIRDNEGIIHLMETCWDNDPSMRPAFSEIKSKLKSLNCGKNANIVDNMIRMMEDYTNQLENLVDERTMQLAEEKAKTDELLYKMLPKPIAEDLKLGRSVTAESFSSVTIYFSDIVGFTSIAAQCTPLQVVHFLNDLYTCFDNVIDSHDVYKVETIGDAYMVVSGLPVRNDNKHAGEIATMALNLLSSTRDFTIQHMPNKRLQLRIGIHTGPCVAGVVGLKMPRYCLFGDTVNYASRMESSGLALRIHLSPECKVALDQLGGFHLEERGPVSIKGKGTITTHFLNGKDGFTKPLPDLCEAAPLTEHEFK, from the exons ATGTTCCCCTTGTACGTGACCTGTGTTCAATTATGGTTATCTTGTGCGGCTAGTAAAGAAATTCGTGTGGCAGTATTGGTACCAATAACAGGAACATTTCAAGTGGGAGATGGTATCAGGCCTGTGATTAAAGCGGCTTTTGATGATGTAAACAACGATGAGAATTTACTTGTTGGTGTCAATTTGACGTATACAGTCCAAAACAGCGCGTGTGACCCAGTAAGAGCGGTTGGGATAACCGCTGACCTTATGCAATCATCAGCATCTGTGGATGCGTACATAGGCCCGGGGTGTTCGATAGCTTGCCTCTCCGCCGGTCTCCTCGCACAATATTGGAATAAACCTATCATATCGTTTTCGTGTTCATCACTGGACCTTCAGGACAGGGACAAATATTCCACTTTTGCAAGAACACAGCCATTTAGCCGCACGTATTCAGAAAGTACACCTTTAATTCTATACCAGATCATGCGCAGGTTTAAATGGCGAAGGGCGGCAATCCTTGCTAAAGATGACGGCCTCACGAGTATCTGGGCACCAATTGCGAACAACGTTTTGAGTTATTTCAAAAGTAGCAACTTAACAATTTCATATTATAATGTTTATAAGGTTATGGATGATTTAGAGACGCAATATAGAGATGCAAAGAAGCTTCTTGAGGAAACACAGAAACACGCTCGTG ttatATTCATTTTAGCCCATAGGAATGAGGTTGCGCGTCTGCTATTAATCGCTAAGGAGCTGGGAATGCTGGAGGGAGATTTCGCGTTTGTCACTTTGGATTTCTACATATCAGAATCTCTAAGAACATCTTTGGCTAAGAAAACGTGGTCGCTGAGTTGGGAGAAGATGCTGGAGATATTTGAAGGGCTCATAACTTTGTCTGTTAAAAAACCCAGTGGCTTGGAGCtacaaaatatcacaaaatggTTAAATAGAAGCCTTCAGGACATGCCTGTCTTTCAAAATCTCACTGCAGTG gcAGCGAAGACTGCTCCTTACCTCTACGATGCCGTTTTACTCTATGCGCATGCTCTTAATCGCACTCTTAGCCAAAGAGGTAATATATCCAATGGCACAAAGGTATTCAAGAACATGGTCACTAAAACTCGGCTGTTTACAG GCATGTCTGGACCTGTGAAGATTGATGAGAAAGGAAATCGTGTGCCacattttgtatttgaaaatattcaCAAAAGCAGTGGATCAGCATTGCTAGAGCTGGATTCAAACGGAACTGTCATAAGGCGTTTCAACGTACGACCCGTGTGGCCTGGGGGATCAACTAAGATTCCTGATGACGAACCCGAGTGTGTGTTTGATGATTCGTGTAAAG ATTCTGATGAGCATATGGAAGACTGGTTAATTGTGGTTATCGTTGTTTCCTCCTTTGTCGTTGTTCTGGTTCCtatttcttacctttttcacag GCGTAAAATGTACGAGAACGACCTTTTAAATGACGCTTGGATCATAGATTTTAGCCAAATCACACTAGGTACGGTGGATAACAGGTTCGCAAGTAAG GTTATCAAAAGTCTGAACTCTCGTCAATCTGTGCAAACTGAATGGGTGGGTGATGGAAAACCGTTTCTTTCAAATGTGGGTCGATACAAG GGAGAATTGGTGGCCATTAAAAGGCTTCATAGGGACTCCGTACACCTGACACGTGACATTTTGATAGAGATGAAAAAA GTACGAGATATTGTCCACACAAATCTCAATCCTTATATCGGAGTGTGCATCGCATCCCCAAATGTCAGCATCATTTCCCATTACTGCTACCGTGGCAGCTTAGAG gaAATTTTGGCCAACCAAAACATAAAACTCGACTGGTTCTTCCGAGCGTCTTTTGCTCAGGACATTGCCATG GGGTTGTGGGTTCTACACGCCTCCCCTGTACACGTACATGGTCATCTTAGGTCATCCAAATGCTTGATTGACAGTCGTTGGGTTTGTAAAGTATCTGACTATGGGCTTGGCTTGTTAAAGATTGGCCAAAGAGCACATGAAATCAGCGAACATGCTAAGTACAGGA AATTGTTCTGGACCGCGCCGGAGCACCTTTGCGAAGATGCCATTCCACGTTGTTCACAAGCGGGTGACACATACAGTTATGGAATTATCCTCAGTGAACTTCTCAGTAGAGAGGAACCATATTCTTCACACTGCGTGGATCCCAAAG aTATCATCGACCAAGTGAGGAAATGTCTTGTTCCTCCTCTCCGGCCTGACCTACCGAGTGAAATCAGAGACAACGAAGGCATCATCCATTTGATGGAAACATGTTGGGATAACGATCCTTCAATGAGGCCAGCATTTTCGGAAATAAAGTCAAAGTTAAAGTCTCTCAATTGCGGAAA GAATGCTAACATTGTAGACAATATGATACGTATGATGGAGGACTACACAAACCAGCTGGAAAATCTCGTAGACGAGAGAACGATGCAACTAGCAGAAGAAAAAGCTAAAACGGACGAGCTTCTTTACAAAATGCTTCCTAA ACCGATCGCAGAAGATCTTAAGCTGGGAAGATCAGTGACAGCAGAAAGCTTCTCCTCAGTGACCATTTATTTCAGCGATATTGTGGGCTTTACATCAATAGCTGCTCAATGTACACCATTACAG GTAGTACATTTTCTGAATGACCTGTACACCTGTTTCGATAATGTTATTGACTCTCATGATGTTTATAAG GTTGAGACAATTGGTGATGCGTATATGGTGGTATCAGGTTTGCCGGTCAGAAACGACAACAAACATGCCGGTGAGATCGCCACGATGGCGCTAAACCTGCTCAGCTCAACCAGAGACTTTACCATACAACACATGCCAAATAAAAGGCTTCAGTTACGAATTGGGATTCATACAG GTCCGTGTGTAGCTGGAGTCGTAGGGCTCAAAATGCCACGCTACTGTTTGTTTGGAGACACTGTGAACTACGCGTCAAGAATGGAGTCTAGTGGACTTG CCTTAAGAATCCACTTGAGCCCAGAATGTAAAGTAGCCTTAGATCAACTTGGAGGCTTTCACCTTGAAGAAAGAGGACCTGTCTCCATTAAG GGCAAGGGAACGATAACAACCCATTTTCTGAATGGAAAGGATGGTTTTACGAAACCTCTCCCAGATCTTTGTGAAGCAGCCCCGTTGACTGAGCACGAATTTAAATAG
- the LOC131778094 gene encoding atrial natriuretic peptide receptor 1 isoform X1: protein MFPLYVTCVQLWLSCAASKEIRVAVLVPITGTFQVGDGIRPVIKAAFDDVNNDENLLVGVNLTYTVQNSACDPVRAVGITADLMQSSASVDAYIGPGCSIACLSAGLLAQYWNKPIISFSCSSLDLQDRDKYSTFARTQPFSRTYSESTPLILYQIMRRFKWRRAAILAKDDGLTSIWAPIANNVLSYFKSSNLTISYYNVYKVMDDLETQYRDAKKLLEETQKHARVIFILAHRNEVARLLLIAKELGMLEGDFAFVTLDFYISESLRTSLAKKTWSLSWEKMLEIFEGLITLSVKKPSGLELQNITKWLNRSLQDMPVFQNLTAVAAKTAPYLYDAVLLYAHALNRTLSQRGNISNGTKVFKNMVTKTRLFTGMSGPVKIDEKGNRVPHFVFENIHKSSGSALLELDSNGTVIRRFNVRPVWPGGSTKIPDDEPECVFDDSCKDSDEHMEDWLIVVIVVSSFVVVLVPISYLFHRRKMYENDLLNDAWIIDFSQITLGTVDNRFASKWIFDVDDNIQDKDLRLSRTLNNSIGSKFTVIKSLNSRQSVQTEWVGDGKPFLSNVGRYKGELVAIKRLHRDSVHLTRDILIEMKKVRDIVHTNLNPYIGVCIASPNVSIISHYCYRGSLEEILANQNIKLDWFFRASFAQDIAMGLWVLHASPVHVHGHLRSSKCLIDSRWVCKVSDYGLGLLKIGQRAHEISEHAKYRKLFWTAPEHLCEDAIPRCSQAGDTYSYGIILSELLSREEPYSSHCVDPKDIIDQVRKCLVPPLRPDLPSEIRDNEGIIHLMETCWDNDPSMRPAFSEIKSKLKSLNCGKNANIVDNMIRMMEDYTNQLENLVDERTMQLAEEKAKTDELLYKMLPKPIAEDLKLGRSVTAESFSSVTIYFSDIVGFTSIAAQCTPLQVVHFLNDLYTCFDNVIDSHDVYKVETIGDAYMVVSGLPVRNDNKHAGEIATMALNLLSSTRDFTIQHMPNKRLQLRIGIHTGPCVAGVVGLKMPRYCLFGDTVNYASRMESSGLALRIHLSPECKVALDQLGGFHLEERGPVSIKGKGTITTHFLNGKDGFTKPLPDLCEAAPLTEHEFK, encoded by the exons ATGTTCCCCTTGTACGTGACCTGTGTTCAATTATGGTTATCTTGTGCGGCTAGTAAAGAAATTCGTGTGGCAGTATTGGTACCAATAACAGGAACATTTCAAGTGGGAGATGGTATCAGGCCTGTGATTAAAGCGGCTTTTGATGATGTAAACAACGATGAGAATTTACTTGTTGGTGTCAATTTGACGTATACAGTCCAAAACAGCGCGTGTGACCCAGTAAGAGCGGTTGGGATAACCGCTGACCTTATGCAATCATCAGCATCTGTGGATGCGTACATAGGCCCGGGGTGTTCGATAGCTTGCCTCTCCGCCGGTCTCCTCGCACAATATTGGAATAAACCTATCATATCGTTTTCGTGTTCATCACTGGACCTTCAGGACAGGGACAAATATTCCACTTTTGCAAGAACACAGCCATTTAGCCGCACGTATTCAGAAAGTACACCTTTAATTCTATACCAGATCATGCGCAGGTTTAAATGGCGAAGGGCGGCAATCCTTGCTAAAGATGACGGCCTCACGAGTATCTGGGCACCAATTGCGAACAACGTTTTGAGTTATTTCAAAAGTAGCAACTTAACAATTTCATATTATAATGTTTATAAGGTTATGGATGATTTAGAGACGCAATATAGAGATGCAAAGAAGCTTCTTGAGGAAACACAGAAACACGCTCGTG ttatATTCATTTTAGCCCATAGGAATGAGGTTGCGCGTCTGCTATTAATCGCTAAGGAGCTGGGAATGCTGGAGGGAGATTTCGCGTTTGTCACTTTGGATTTCTACATATCAGAATCTCTAAGAACATCTTTGGCTAAGAAAACGTGGTCGCTGAGTTGGGAGAAGATGCTGGAGATATTTGAAGGGCTCATAACTTTGTCTGTTAAAAAACCCAGTGGCTTGGAGCtacaaaatatcacaaaatggTTAAATAGAAGCCTTCAGGACATGCCTGTCTTTCAAAATCTCACTGCAGTG gcAGCGAAGACTGCTCCTTACCTCTACGATGCCGTTTTACTCTATGCGCATGCTCTTAATCGCACTCTTAGCCAAAGAGGTAATATATCCAATGGCACAAAGGTATTCAAGAACATGGTCACTAAAACTCGGCTGTTTACAG GCATGTCTGGACCTGTGAAGATTGATGAGAAAGGAAATCGTGTGCCacattttgtatttgaaaatattcaCAAAAGCAGTGGATCAGCATTGCTAGAGCTGGATTCAAACGGAACTGTCATAAGGCGTTTCAACGTACGACCCGTGTGGCCTGGGGGATCAACTAAGATTCCTGATGACGAACCCGAGTGTGTGTTTGATGATTCGTGTAAAG ATTCTGATGAGCATATGGAAGACTGGTTAATTGTGGTTATCGTTGTTTCCTCCTTTGTCGTTGTTCTGGTTCCtatttcttacctttttcacag GCGTAAAATGTACGAGAACGACCTTTTAAATGACGCTTGGATCATAGATTTTAGCCAAATCACACTAGGTACGGTGGATAACAGGTTCGCAAGTAAG TGGATCTTCGATGTGGATGACAACATTCAAGACAAAGACCTGAGATTGTCAAGGACTCTCAACAATAGCATTGGCTCTAAGTTTACA GTTATCAAAAGTCTGAACTCTCGTCAATCTGTGCAAACTGAATGGGTGGGTGATGGAAAACCGTTTCTTTCAAATGTGGGTCGATACAAG GGAGAATTGGTGGCCATTAAAAGGCTTCATAGGGACTCCGTACACCTGACACGTGACATTTTGATAGAGATGAAAAAA GTACGAGATATTGTCCACACAAATCTCAATCCTTATATCGGAGTGTGCATCGCATCCCCAAATGTCAGCATCATTTCCCATTACTGCTACCGTGGCAGCTTAGAG gaAATTTTGGCCAACCAAAACATAAAACTCGACTGGTTCTTCCGAGCGTCTTTTGCTCAGGACATTGCCATG GGGTTGTGGGTTCTACACGCCTCCCCTGTACACGTACATGGTCATCTTAGGTCATCCAAATGCTTGATTGACAGTCGTTGGGTTTGTAAAGTATCTGACTATGGGCTTGGCTTGTTAAAGATTGGCCAAAGAGCACATGAAATCAGCGAACATGCTAAGTACAGGA AATTGTTCTGGACCGCGCCGGAGCACCTTTGCGAAGATGCCATTCCACGTTGTTCACAAGCGGGTGACACATACAGTTATGGAATTATCCTCAGTGAACTTCTCAGTAGAGAGGAACCATATTCTTCACACTGCGTGGATCCCAAAG aTATCATCGACCAAGTGAGGAAATGTCTTGTTCCTCCTCTCCGGCCTGACCTACCGAGTGAAATCAGAGACAACGAAGGCATCATCCATTTGATGGAAACATGTTGGGATAACGATCCTTCAATGAGGCCAGCATTTTCGGAAATAAAGTCAAAGTTAAAGTCTCTCAATTGCGGAAA GAATGCTAACATTGTAGACAATATGATACGTATGATGGAGGACTACACAAACCAGCTGGAAAATCTCGTAGACGAGAGAACGATGCAACTAGCAGAAGAAAAAGCTAAAACGGACGAGCTTCTTTACAAAATGCTTCCTAA ACCGATCGCAGAAGATCTTAAGCTGGGAAGATCAGTGACAGCAGAAAGCTTCTCCTCAGTGACCATTTATTTCAGCGATATTGTGGGCTTTACATCAATAGCTGCTCAATGTACACCATTACAG GTAGTACATTTTCTGAATGACCTGTACACCTGTTTCGATAATGTTATTGACTCTCATGATGTTTATAAG GTTGAGACAATTGGTGATGCGTATATGGTGGTATCAGGTTTGCCGGTCAGAAACGACAACAAACATGCCGGTGAGATCGCCACGATGGCGCTAAACCTGCTCAGCTCAACCAGAGACTTTACCATACAACACATGCCAAATAAAAGGCTTCAGTTACGAATTGGGATTCATACAG GTCCGTGTGTAGCTGGAGTCGTAGGGCTCAAAATGCCACGCTACTGTTTGTTTGGAGACACTGTGAACTACGCGTCAAGAATGGAGTCTAGTGGACTTG CCTTAAGAATCCACTTGAGCCCAGAATGTAAAGTAGCCTTAGATCAACTTGGAGGCTTTCACCTTGAAGAAAGAGGACCTGTCTCCATTAAG GGCAAGGGAACGATAACAACCCATTTTCTGAATGGAAAGGATGGTTTTACGAAACCTCTCCCAGATCTTTGTGAAGCAGCCCCGTTGACTGAGCACGAATTTAAATAG